One Thermosphaera aggregans DNA segment encodes these proteins:
- the rnhB gene encoding ribonuclease HII has protein sequence MKKYLIGIDEAGRGPLVGDMVVAGVMVEEDAIEDLLARIELRDSKTMTPRGRLESFLSLKNSNVSFYIDYIPPAEIDRENLNLLTAGSIIRILRFFNTLLSSLDGKLVEIYVDEVKGFKKVVEKECSKLFGKQYKLVFESEADSKYPVVSLASIIAKVSRDLSISSNISVHGDFGSGYPSDSRTVEWLNKAYSSFEHPPPIVRKSWSILKYKAPGWFILKQRKPRTLWDFVGLKGLKNADKSPRRGEG, from the coding sequence ATGAAGAAGTATCTTATCGGTATAGATGAAGCGGGGAGAGGCCCGCTAGTAGGAGACATGGTTGTAGCAGGAGTGATGGTTGAGGAGGATGCGATCGAGGATTTGCTTGCAAGGATTGAGTTAAGAGATAGTAAAACCATGACTCCTAGGGGGAGGCTTGAATCATTCCTTTCTTTGAAAAACTCTAATGTCTCGTTCTACATAGATTATATTCCACCTGCGGAGATCGATCGTGAAAACCTGAATCTTCTAACCGCTGGAAGCATAATCAGGATTCTTCGATTCTTTAATACTCTCCTTTCAAGCCTGGATGGAAAACTGGTGGAAATCTATGTTGACGAGGTAAAGGGTTTTAAAAAGGTTGTTGAGAAAGAGTGTTCTAAATTGTTCGGGAAACAATACAAGCTCGTGTTTGAGAGCGAAGCAGATTCTAAATACCCTGTGGTCTCCCTTGCGAGTATTATTGCGAAAGTATCGAGAGACTTGTCGATTAGTTCAAACATTAGTGTTCACGGTGACTTCGGCTCGGGATACCCATCTGACTCTAGGACTGTGGAGTGGCTTAACAAAGCATATAGCTCTTTTGAACACCCGCCTCCTATTGTCAGAAAATCATGGTCTATACTAAAGTATAAAGCACCTGGTTGGTTTATTTTGAAGCAGAGAAAGCCCAGGACTTTATGGGATTTCGTAGGGTTGAAAGGGTTAAAAAATGCCGACAAATCTCCCCGCCGAGGCGAAGGCTAA